One Nitrospira sp. genomic region harbors:
- a CDS encoding YbaK/EbsC family protein — translation MPIPQILRIRLDREHVHYEVLPHSRTCGALQVARTLHVPEQQMAKAVIVKVKQHFVTTVLPARWTVDLHGLRKMFGTHRVRLATEQEMTELFPDCEVGAMPPFGMLYGLPVYVDRSLAQDGEIVFEGGTHSEAISMRYWDFAALMFPTVVDLHHPPCDGLTESARN, via the coding sequence ATGCCGATTCCTCAAATTCTCAGAATTCGTCTCGATCGCGAACATGTTCATTACGAGGTGCTCCCGCACTCTCGAACATGTGGCGCTCTTCAGGTCGCGCGAACCCTTCACGTGCCTGAACAGCAAATGGCCAAGGCCGTGATCGTGAAGGTGAAACAGCACTTTGTCACCACCGTCCTGCCGGCAAGATGGACCGTCGACCTTCATGGCCTCCGAAAGATGTTTGGGACTCATCGCGTACGGCTGGCGACCGAGCAGGAGATGACGGAGCTGTTCCCCGACTGTGAGGTGGGTGCGATGCCGCCTTTCGGGATGCTCTATGGACTTCCGGTCTATGTGGATCGGTCGCTCGCGCAGGACGGAGAGATTGTCTTTGAAGGCGGTACGCACTCGGAGGCGATCAGCATGCGATACTGGGATTTCGCGGCGCTCATGTTCCCCACGGTGGTGGACCTGCATCATCCGCCATGCGATGGATTGACCGAGAGCGCCAGGAACTAG
- the sthA gene encoding Si-specific NAD(P)(+) transhydrogenase yields MRSYDMVVIGSGPAGQKAAVQAAKLSKRVVLIEKAHQLGGTSLNTGTLPSKTLKDTIEYLHGLGRRGLPQLGAELTRRLTLPDLMARKDQVIETEVGVVGHQLQRNKIEILQGTASFLDSHTLNVTRSDGTADQVRASIIVLATGSRPRRPSEIPFDDVMICDSDSFLRTRKHPTSIIVIGGGVIGTEYASMLAAFGITVTLIDRRNQMLRFLDQEIAAALATQMEENGVAIRLGQEHLNVVIGDSNRPAVQLHNGETVTADMVLYTMGRIGNTEALNLPAIGLDTDQQGQLPVNAHYQTALPHIYAAGDVIGFPALAATAMEQGRLATCHAFQIPDAHDIKVIPYGIYSIPEVSMVGKTEEDLTAADIPHATGRAFFREMARGHISGELHGLLKVIFHRNTHTLLGVHIIGQGATELIHIGQSVLTYGGTVEYFVHNVFNYPTMAECYRTAALDGLNRLQQTKCQPAAAA; encoded by the coding sequence ATGCGATCATATGACATGGTCGTCATCGGCAGTGGCCCGGCCGGTCAGAAAGCAGCGGTTCAAGCAGCAAAGTTATCGAAACGGGTGGTCCTGATCGAAAAGGCCCACCAATTGGGCGGTACCTCGTTGAACACCGGCACCCTACCCAGCAAAACCCTCAAAGACACTATTGAATACCTTCACGGATTAGGGCGTCGAGGCTTGCCCCAACTGGGGGCAGAGCTCACGCGGCGGTTGACTCTCCCTGATCTGATGGCACGAAAAGACCAGGTCATCGAAACTGAGGTCGGTGTCGTGGGGCACCAATTACAGCGCAACAAGATCGAGATTCTCCAGGGCACCGCGAGCTTTCTCGATTCGCATACATTGAACGTGACGCGATCGGATGGAACCGCCGATCAGGTCCGCGCCTCGATCATCGTCCTCGCCACAGGGTCGCGACCACGTCGCCCCTCGGAGATCCCATTCGACGATGTGATGATCTGCGATTCGGACTCTTTTTTACGCACCAGGAAGCATCCCACCAGCATCATCGTTATTGGTGGTGGTGTCATTGGAACTGAATATGCGTCGATGCTGGCCGCATTCGGCATCACGGTTACGCTCATTGACCGCCGGAACCAGATGTTGCGGTTTCTTGATCAGGAAATCGCAGCAGCACTGGCCACGCAGATGGAGGAGAATGGCGTGGCAATACGGCTGGGGCAGGAGCATCTGAATGTGGTGATCGGTGACTCGAACCGCCCGGCCGTTCAACTCCACAATGGTGAAACTGTGACGGCCGACATGGTGCTCTACACGATGGGGCGGATCGGCAACACCGAAGCGTTGAATCTCCCGGCCATCGGGTTGGACACAGACCAGCAGGGACAACTCCCCGTCAACGCTCACTACCAAACCGCGCTCCCACACATCTATGCGGCAGGCGATGTTATTGGGTTCCCGGCACTCGCCGCAACTGCGATGGAACAGGGCCGTCTCGCCACCTGTCATGCCTTTCAGATCCCCGATGCGCATGACATCAAGGTGATCCCGTACGGCATCTACAGCATTCCGGAGGTCTCGATGGTCGGAAAGACCGAAGAGGACCTCACCGCCGCAGATATCCCTCACGCCACTGGGAGGGCTTTCTTTCGAGAAATGGCACGCGGTCACATCAGCGGAGAGCTCCACGGTCTCTTAAAGGTGATCTTTCACCGCAACACACATACGCTCCTGGGAGTTCATATCATCGGCCAAGGAGCAACCGAACTGATCCATATCGGCCAATCGGTGCTGACGTATGGAGGAACGGTGGAATATTTCGTCCACAACGTCTTCAATTATCCCACGATGGCCGAGTGCTATCGCACCGCGGCTCTCGATGGGCTCAATCGACTGCAGCAGACGAAGTGCCAACCAGCTGCCGCCGCTTGA